In Candidatus Bathyarchaeota archaeon, one genomic interval encodes:
- a CDS encoding zinc-binding dehydrogenase, which produces MKAIVCDGLESILIEDVDERKPKIHEKIVEPVYGSICGSDIAIAQFHGKKYPGVNPTKENPVILGHEWSGMFNGKLVSSGANIACHALARFPACKNCTIGRDDQCYDRNRIGFEIPGAFVERMPFPESLIYNAPDGLSAKDACQTEPVSVSVGAVSLLGEVNGEKNVLVYGVGAIGLYALQYSKVMGANNVFAVDISDFRLDLAKKLGADRIINAKNENPVDIILDETNNNGVEVALECTGVPPAFNQTLKSTARLGTVVIVSIYGKELTIDAPFKDMTDKGLTIKNARLSPGNSVRTAISCLADKSIKSVVTHEFEMEKAAEAFEVAANPEEHKAIKVVIKLK; this is translated from the coding sequence ATGAAAGCCATAGTATGCGATGGCCTTGAGTCGATATTAATAGAAGATGTTGATGAACGTAAACCCAAAATACATGAAAAAATTGTTGAGCCCGTTTATGGTAGTATTTGTGGATCTGATATTGCGATCGCTCAATTTCATGGCAAGAAATATCCAGGCGTTAATCCTACAAAAGAAAATCCTGTAATTCTAGGTCACGAATGGTCAGGAATGTTTAATGGAAAACTAGTCAGCTCTGGAGCAAATATTGCATGCCATGCACTAGCTAGATTTCCAGCATGCAAGAATTGCACTATAGGCAGAGATGACCAGTGTTATGATAGAAATAGAATAGGTTTTGAGATACCTGGGGCATTTGTAGAGAGGATGCCTTTTCCGGAATCCTTGATTTATAATGCACCAGATGGCTTAAGTGCCAAAGATGCATGTCAAACAGAGCCTGTGAGTGTTTCTGTTGGAGCTGTAAGTCTGTTAGGAGAAGTGAATGGGGAGAAGAATGTATTGGTTTATGGTGTTGGAGCCATAGGGCTCTATGCTTTACAATATTCTAAAGTGATGGGTGCAAACAATGTTTTCGCTGTGGATATATCTGACTTTAGGTTAGATCTTGCGAAAAAATTGGGAGCCGATAGAATAATTAATGCTAAAAATGAGAATCCTGTCGATATTATTTTGGATGAAACAAATAATAATGGTGTTGAAGTAGCTCTTGAATGTACAGGAGTTCCACCAGCTTTTAACCAAACCTTGAAATCTACTGCTAGGCTTGGAACGGTGGTCATTGTGAGTATTTATGGAAAAGAACTCACGATTGATGCGCCCTTCAAAGATATGACTGATAAAGGACTTACAATCAAGAATGCTAGATTAAGTCCAGGGAACTCTGTTAGAACAGCGATCTCATGTTTAGCAGATAAATCAATAAAGTCGGTAGTAACTCATGAGTTTGAAATGGAAAAAGCCGCAGAAGCTTTTGAAGTTGCTGCTAATCCCGAAGAACATAAAGCTATAAAAGTAGTTATCAAATTAAAGTAG
- a CDS encoding fumarylacetoacetate hydrolase family protein, which produces MKLVTFELNTLIGNLARIGAMSLDQIIDLNSAYSYYLFNEKSEEDIYSIANLTIPSDMTTFLARGRLARDAAEKALKYVNSRIKKEEELIGPNNEKIVYERNEVRLLAPIRRPNTIRDFMGFKKHLESAVKKRGKTIPKIWYEIPIYHKGNPNMVAGPDDPILWPSYTNKLDYELELGMYIGKQGIDIPKKKASDYIAGYTIFNDISARDRQMLEMGVNVGPGKGKDFINSNIMGPCLVTTDELHPKIKNLKMAVKINDDVTCVGNSGDMYWTWEEIISYCSHDETLYPGEFFGSGTVGGGCGAEIDKWIKPNDVIEMEIEGIGTLINKVLKIKDTKLWRGKY; this is translated from the coding sequence ATGAAACTAGTGACTTTTGAATTAAATACACTTATCGGTAATTTAGCCAGAATTGGTGCCATGAGCCTTGATCAAATAATTGACTTAAACTCAGCTTACTCATACTATCTCTTTAATGAGAAATCTGAAGAGGATATTTACTCCATAGCTAATCTAACTATACCTTCCGATATGACAACATTTTTAGCGCGTGGAAGATTAGCAAGAGACGCTGCAGAAAAAGCGCTCAAATATGTGAATTCAAGAATAAAGAAAGAAGAAGAGTTGATAGGGCCAAATAATGAGAAAATAGTATATGAACGGAATGAAGTAAGGTTATTGGCTCCAATACGAAGACCAAATACTATAAGGGATTTTATGGGTTTTAAAAAGCATCTAGAAAGCGCTGTCAAAAAACGTGGAAAAACAATTCCAAAAATATGGTATGAAATACCAATTTATCATAAGGGAAACCCAAATATGGTCGCTGGTCCTGATGATCCGATTCTATGGCCTAGCTATACTAACAAATTGGACTATGAATTAGAATTGGGCATGTATATCGGTAAACAAGGGATTGATATCCCCAAAAAAAAGGCATCAGATTACATTGCGGGATATACAATATTCAATGATATAAGTGCCAGAGACAGACAGATGCTGGAGATGGGAGTAAATGTAGGGCCTGGAAAAGGCAAAGATTTCATCAACAGCAATATAATGGGGCCTTGTTTGGTAACTACAGATGAATTACATCCAAAAATAAAAAACCTGAAAATGGCGGTTAAAATAAATGATGATGTTACTTGCGTTGGAAATAGTGGAGATATGTATTGGACTTGGGAGGAAATTATCTCATATTGCTCACACGATGAAACCCTCTACCCCGGTGAATTTTTTGGTTCAGGTACCGTAGGCGGGGGATGTGGAGCTGAAATTGATAAGTGGATTAAACCAAATGATGTTATTGAGATGGAGATTGAGGGTATTGGTACTCTTATAAATAAAGTATTAAAGATCAAGGATACAAAGTTATGGAGAGGAAAATATTAG
- a CDS encoding amidohydrolase family protein, with product MKSDNFKKIENEVNKIKIIDTHEHLQKEENRLKSEVDPLQLFLGQYVSSDLISSGMPIEDFNVVVNNQISIKDRWEKLSQYWDNVQNTGYAQALHIAVKDIYGVDGLEKNTITELTEKMKQLNKRGLYKTILKDKAGIEIALHDTILKAKDYDYWNIKPIAKTLDIDRSLFAPVHRFQDFLGIMERTDLDSLSRRLNYSIHSLEDLVKVFRTEFENLSSKIYAVKIWLAYRRSMFFEKTTYAEAEKTFNEIYKQDSFKRIDVSGTRLTFPEGISFKEAKPLQDFMVHEMIKLAIKHKLPLQIHTGIHEGNENIINNSNPTNLTNLFLEYKEAKFDIFHAGYPFLEETAAIVKNFQNVYVDLCWLHIISPSTARRVLYEWLDTLPINKILGFGGDYTFIEGSYGHSVIARRNVTNVLQRKIDEGIVTLDETIKIAKRLLRENAIELFFQEKPLHSSRLD from the coding sequence TTGAAATCAGATAATTTTAAAAAAATCGAAAATGAAGTCAATAAGATAAAAATTATTGATACACATGAACATTTACAAAAAGAGGAGAACAGACTCAAGTCTGAAGTTGATCCATTACAATTATTTCTAGGCCAGTATGTATCTTCAGATCTAATCTCTTCTGGAATGCCAATTGAGGATTTTAATGTAGTAGTTAATAATCAAATTTCAATAAAGGATAGATGGGAAAAATTATCTCAATATTGGGATAATGTACAAAATACTGGTTATGCCCAAGCATTACATATCGCAGTTAAAGATATTTATGGAGTTGATGGACTGGAGAAAAATACGATTACTGAATTAACTGAAAAGATGAAGCAATTGAATAAGAGAGGGCTCTATAAGACTATATTGAAAGATAAAGCAGGAATAGAGATAGCTCTTCATGATACCATATTAAAAGCCAAGGATTATGATTATTGGAACATTAAACCAATAGCTAAGACTTTAGATATAGATAGAAGTCTGTTTGCTCCAGTTCATAGATTCCAAGATTTCCTTGGTATAATGGAAAGAACAGATTTAGATTCATTATCACGAAGGCTCAATTACTCAATTCATTCTTTAGAGGATCTAGTAAAAGTCTTTAGAACTGAATTCGAGAATCTTTCTTCTAAGATTTATGCTGTAAAGATCTGGTTAGCATATAGAAGGAGTATGTTCTTCGAAAAAACTACATACGCAGAAGCTGAAAAGACTTTTAATGAGATTTATAAACAAGACAGCTTCAAAAGAATCGATGTAAGCGGAACTAGACTTACATTTCCAGAGGGAATATCATTCAAAGAGGCTAAACCACTTCAAGACTTCATGGTACATGAGATGATAAAACTTGCAATAAAACATAAGCTTCCTTTACAGATTCATACCGGAATTCATGAGGGAAATGAAAATATTATAAACAACTCAAATCCTACAAATCTTACAAATCTATTTCTTGAGTATAAAGAAGCGAAATTTGATATATTCCATGCTGGTTATCCATTTCTTGAAGAGACAGCTGCAATAGTCAAGAATTTTCAGAACGTCTATGTAGACTTGTGTTGGCTTCATATAATCTCGCCTTCAACGGCAAGAAGAGTATTGTATGAATGGCTAGATACTTTGCCTATAAATAAAATACTTGGTTTCGGAGGTGATTATACATTTATAGAGGGGAGCTATGGCCATTCTGTTATTGCAAGACGTAATGTCACCAATGTTTTACAAAGAAAGATTGATGAGGGAATTGTCACACTTGACGAAACTATTAAAATCGCTAAACGATTACTTAGAGAAAACGCGATAGAACTTTTTTTTCAAGAAAAACCTTTGCACTCTAGTAGATTAGATTAA
- a CDS encoding HEAT repeat domain-containing protein, with translation MEEKNDVEGLIRASQTEKDYEIRARAAGALGNIGDPRAVEPLSKGLKDTYYPVRVEVANALGKIRDPRVVEPLLGALTDQDINVKEKAWDALQKSCDARDINSLIEALHNSETRDYAARILGKIGKPAVESLIRALENNEYFVRVSVIEQLGRIGDERAVDPLIELLRDQDLMTLAVEALGRIGDERAVDPLVKLYEEGHSPKEIVGALESIGDERSMDLFIKILEDTGEEKEMRESAARVLSGYDDKTVIELFIETLKDCDLYSQVPEIAMEALTNIGKPAVEPLLKAFEDKKPEYSNPFSTTEGYEKSTQLARIATVLGKIRDKRAIEVLSQALKAENRVVKIAVKEALEKF, from the coding sequence ATGGAAGAAAAAAATGATGTTGAAGGTTTGATAAGGGCCTCGCAAACGGAGAAAGACTATGAAATTAGAGCAAGGGCTGCAGGAGCCCTCGGAAATATTGGTGATCCTAGAGCAGTAGAACCTCTTTCAAAGGGGCTTAAAGATACTTATTATCCTGTTCGTGTAGAAGTCGCAAACGCTCTTGGCAAGATAAGAGATCCAAGAGTGGTAGAACCTCTTTTAGGGGCTTTAACAGATCAGGATATAAACGTAAAAGAGAAAGCATGGGATGCTCTTCAAAAATCATGTGATGCAAGAGACATCAATTCACTAATAGAAGCACTTCATAATTCTGAAACCAGAGATTATGCTGCAAGAATTCTTGGAAAAATAGGAAAACCAGCTGTTGAGTCATTGATCAGGGCATTAGAAAATAACGAATATTTTGTCCGCGTATCTGTTATTGAACAACTTGGAAGAATTGGAGATGAGAGAGCAGTCGATCCATTAATTGAATTACTTCGGGATCAAGATTTAATGACTCTTGCTGTGGAGGCACTTGGAAGAATTGGAGATGAGAGAGCAGTCGATCCATTAGTAAAATTATACGAGGAAGGGCATTCTCCGAAGGAAATTGTTGGAGCACTTGAGAGTATCGGAGATGAAAGATCGATGGATTTGTTTATAAAGATACTTGAGGATACAGGTGAAGAAAAAGAGATGCGGGAGAGTGCTGCCAGAGTACTATCGGGATATGATGATAAGACAGTAATTGAACTTTTTATAGAAACTCTGAAAGATTGTGACTTATACTCACAAGTTCCTGAAATTGCAATGGAAGCTTTGACAAATATAGGAAAACCAGCAGTTGAGCCTCTTTTAAAAGCCTTTGAAGATAAAAAACCTGAGTATTCTAATCCATTTTCAACCACGGAAGGTTATGAAAAATCAACGCAACTTGCAAGAATTGCAACAGTTCTTGGAAAAATAAGAGACAAAAGAGCAATCGAAGTTCTGTCTCAAGCCTTGAAAGCTGAGAATCGAGTTGTTAAAATAGCTGTTAAAGAAGCTCTGGAAAAATTTTAG
- a CDS encoding ATP-dependent DNA ligase, with protein sequence MKYAILADTYEKIESTMKRLEMTDLLVSLFKQTPNNLIDKVVYLTQGILYPDYRGIELGLAEKLTLKALKISSGRSDSEIERTFRETGDLGITAEKILTKRAQLSLFKEVLTAEKVYETLDKIARISGEGAIENKIRFLCSLFNDATPKEAKYIMRMAVGKLRLGIADMTILDALAIAYTGDKKNKDLLERGYNISSDLGYIANVAVSQGIEGINNVKIEIGKPIRVMLAERLSDPKEILEKLGGEGSIEYKYDGLRLQAHLGSNIAHLFSRRLENVTNQFPDVVDSLRKSIQVNEAVIEGECVAIDPDTEEMLPFQVISQRRGRKYDIKKMAEEIPVILFLFDILYVDGDDYTLKPYVERREKLRKIVKENDRVKISWQHIIKDPKEIEDFIQKAVAEGCEGLMVKSTSQNSIYKAGARGWTWIKYKRGYKSEMADTVDLVVVGAFYGKGKRVGHYGALLLAAYDKEIDEFKTVCKIGTGFTDEDLAEIPKKLKPYLLNHKHPRVNSKLVPDLWFTPSLVLEITGDEITLSPIHTASKGFLRPETGLAIRFPRFTGKYRTDKTPEDATTEKEILAMYKKQLKKLSI encoded by the coding sequence TTGAAATACGCGATTCTAGCCGATACCTATGAAAAAATTGAATCAACAATGAAAAGGCTAGAGATGACCGACTTATTAGTTAGTCTATTTAAACAAACTCCAAACAATCTAATAGACAAAGTTGTGTATTTAACACAAGGAATACTTTATCCAGATTATAGAGGAATTGAACTTGGTCTGGCTGAAAAATTAACATTAAAAGCTTTGAAGATATCATCTGGAAGGTCCGACTCGGAAATAGAGAGGACCTTTAGGGAAACTGGGGATTTAGGTATAACTGCTGAAAAAATTTTAACCAAAAGAGCACAACTATCGCTTTTCAAAGAAGTCTTGACAGCAGAAAAAGTTTATGAAACTCTTGATAAAATTGCTCGTATTTCAGGCGAGGGAGCCATTGAAAATAAGATTAGGTTTTTATGCAGCTTATTTAACGATGCAACTCCCAAAGAAGCCAAATATATTATGAGAATGGCTGTTGGAAAGTTAAGACTAGGAATTGCTGATATGACTATATTAGACGCATTAGCTATCGCTTATACCGGAGATAAGAAAAATAAAGACCTCCTTGAAAGAGGATACAACATTTCATCAGATTTAGGATACATAGCTAATGTAGCTGTATCTCAAGGGATAGAAGGAATAAATAATGTTAAGATTGAAATTGGAAAGCCAATAAGAGTTATGCTAGCTGAGAGATTATCTGATCCAAAAGAGATACTTGAGAAACTTGGTGGAGAAGGTTCTATTGAATATAAATATGATGGCCTCAGATTACAAGCTCATTTAGGTTCAAATATAGCGCATCTTTTTTCAAGAAGGCTTGAGAATGTAACTAATCAATTTCCTGATGTTGTAGATAGTCTTAGGAAGAGTATACAAGTAAATGAAGCTGTTATAGAAGGCGAATGTGTAGCAATTGATCCTGACACAGAAGAGATGCTTCCCTTTCAGGTGATTTCACAAAGAAGAGGTAGAAAATACGATATCAAAAAGATGGCTGAAGAGATTCCGGTTATCCTATTTCTTTTTGACATTCTATATGTTGACGGAGATGACTATACATTGAAGCCATACGTAGAGAGAAGGGAAAAACTAAGAAAAATCGTTAAAGAAAACGATAGAGTAAAGATATCTTGGCAGCATATCATAAAAGATCCAAAAGAAATCGAAGATTTTATACAAAAAGCGGTGGCCGAAGGTTGTGAAGGATTAATGGTCAAGTCTACCTCCCAAAACTCAATCTACAAAGCTGGGGCTAGAGGTTGGACATGGATAAAATATAAAAGAGGTTATAAATCTGAGATGGCTGACACAGTTGATTTGGTTGTTGTAGGGGCCTTTTACGGAAAAGGTAAAAGAGTAGGCCATTATGGAGCATTACTTTTAGCAGCTTATGATAAAGAAATAGATGAATTCAAAACTGTGTGTAAAATTGGAACCGGTTTTACTGATGAAGATCTAGCAGAAATCCCAAAAAAATTAAAACCCTATTTATTAAATCATAAGCACCCAAGAGTAAATTCGAAATTGGTTCCTGATCTATGGTTTACCCCTTCGCTTGTTCTAGAGATTACAGGAGATGAGATAACCCTGAGCCCAATTCATACAGCCTCTAAGGGATTTTTGAGACCTGAAACTGGATTAGCTATACGATTTCCAAGGTTCACCGGTAAATATCGCACAGATAAAACTCCTGAAGATGCAACTACAGAGAAAGAAATTCTAGCGATGTATAAGAAACAATTAAAAAAATTATCAATATAG
- a CDS encoding bifunctional 5,6,7,8-tetrahydromethanopterin hydro-lyase/3-hexulose-6-phosphate synthase, which yields MIDEDFLIGEALVGEEPEIAHIDLIVGKKSGPVGGAFTNTIAQTKEGHTPILGIIRPNLPVKPATLIVPKVTIRSLEDAEKMFGPAQSAVSKAVADVVEEGVISKDSVEELAVIVSVFIHPRGKDYQRIYRYNYAATKLALKRAMNKFPCIDKVLEEKDKSMHAMIGFRINNLKKPPYLEVALDIPDWRRVEGIIRSLPRSDAIIIEAGTPLIKRYGVEVVQKIHQLRPETVVLADLKTLDTGNLEARMAGDATADVIGFSGLAPIKTMERFIDECKKVGALSLMDTINVQDPVAVLKKLKTKPDIIELHRAIDVEQTEESEWGNIDKIKKVCNNKVLVAVAGGIRVNKVKKALKSGADILVVGRSITCAKDVTGAARAFLQEMGVEEIDQYRVMTDF from the coding sequence ATGATTGATGAGGATTTCTTAATTGGAGAAGCTCTCGTGGGAGAAGAGCCTGAAATAGCTCATATTGACCTAATAGTCGGTAAAAAAAGTGGACCCGTGGGGGGAGCATTTACTAATACCATAGCTCAAACAAAAGAGGGGCATACTCCAATTTTGGGTATTATAAGACCAAATCTTCCAGTCAAACCTGCGACACTCATAGTACCTAAGGTTACTATAAGAAGTTTAGAAGATGCTGAAAAGATGTTCGGCCCTGCTCAAAGTGCAGTTTCTAAAGCAGTTGCAGATGTTGTCGAAGAAGGAGTCATATCAAAAGATTCAGTAGAAGAGCTAGCTGTTATAGTCTCAGTATTTATCCACCCTCGAGGGAAGGATTATCAAAGAATATATCGATACAACTACGCTGCAACAAAATTGGCTTTAAAAAGGGCTATGAATAAATTTCCATGTATAGATAAAGTTTTAGAAGAGAAGGATAAATCCATGCATGCTATGATAGGATTTAGAATAAATAATTTGAAAAAACCTCCATATCTAGAAGTAGCTTTAGATATTCCGGATTGGAGAAGAGTAGAGGGGATTATAAGATCATTGCCTAGAAGCGATGCTATAATAATTGAAGCAGGTACACCATTGATAAAGAGATATGGTGTAGAGGTTGTCCAAAAAATTCACCAGCTTAGACCGGAAACTGTAGTATTGGCTGATTTAAAGACTTTGGATACAGGTAATTTGGAAGCCAGAATGGCTGGAGATGCTACAGCCGATGTTATTGGCTTTTCAGGTCTTGCTCCAATCAAAACCATGGAAAGATTTATCGATGAATGTAAGAAGGTTGGTGCATTATCTCTCATGGATACTATAAATGTTCAAGATCCTGTTGCTGTTCTCAAAAAATTAAAAACTAAACCAGATATTATAGAGCTCCACAGGGCAATAGATGTTGAACAAACCGAAGAGTCGGAGTGGGGGAATATTGATAAGATTAAGAAAGTTTGCAATAACAAGGTACTGGTAGCTGTAGCTGGAGGGATCAGAGTCAACAAAGTGAAGAAAGCTCTCAAATCTGGAGCTGACATACTTGTAGTTGGACGTTCAATAACCTGTGCTAAAGATGTCACTGGAGCAGCTAGAGCCTTTCTACAAGAGATGGGTGTAGAAGAAATAGATCAATATAGAGTAATGACTGATTTTTAA
- a CDS encoding TIGR00296 family protein: MLKSNLTIEDGEFLIRLARDSIKNFLNKNERLMPPPETPEKFMEKSGVFVTLNKKDDSKELRGCIGYPYPTDPLVIALINSAIEAATGDPRFPSITIDELNKIIVEVSVLTKPDLIKVNEPLELSKEIKIGEDGLIIEKGPIKGLLLPQVPVEWNWDKEEYLANLCAKAGLPFDCWVMEDTKIYKFQAIVFEEEEPNGKIHLRTLR; the protein is encoded by the coding sequence ATGCTAAAATCAAACTTAACAATCGAAGACGGAGAATTTCTAATTAGACTAGCTAGGGATTCGATAAAAAACTTTCTAAATAAAAATGAAAGATTGATGCCTCCCCCGGAAACTCCAGAGAAATTTATGGAAAAGTCTGGTGTTTTTGTTACATTAAATAAAAAAGACGATTCCAAGGAATTGAGGGGCTGTATAGGATATCCATACCCAACCGATCCACTAGTCATTGCTTTAATAAATTCTGCCATTGAAGCAGCAACAGGCGATCCTAGGTTTCCCTCGATCACAATAGACGAATTGAATAAGATCATAGTTGAGGTAAGTGTATTGACCAAACCGGATTTAATCAAAGTAAATGAACCTTTAGAATTGTCAAAAGAAATCAAAATTGGAGAAGATGGTCTGATAATAGAAAAAGGCCCTATCAAAGGTTTATTGTTACCTCAAGTACCTGTTGAATGGAATTGGGATAAAGAAGAATATTTAGCAAATCTTTGCGCTAAGGCTGGGTTGCCGTTCGATTGCTGGGTTATGGAAGATACAAAAATCTATAAATTTCAAGCAATTGTATTTGAGGAAGAAGAACCAAATGGAAAAATCCATCTTAGAACCCTTAGGTGA